Part of the Lotus japonicus ecotype B-129 chromosome 6, LjGifu_v1.2 genome, ccagggcttaaaaaattttcgcatcaaattgggtccctaagaatttttttttttaattcaattaaggacaaagtgtgtctgatgctgaagtggcttcaattttaaCCTACTCAGCAATTCCACGTgacattttgatttttttttttaaattgaaaaattctaatacttaattttttaaatccaactcatttattaaagcataaataaaaataaaaaactttttCAATCATCTTTTTTAATCTCCGTCAAAAAAATCTTCATAAatcaaaactatttttttatccAACCAATCTAATCTGGAAACCTAATCTAAGAAGATCCATTTTCCTTTCCACACCCTTCGGCCTTCACCACCAACTCAACAAACTAGATGAAGAATAAGAGAAAGAACAAGAGCACTTTCCCTCTCCGCAGCGCCATCCACACCCACGTCCTCCGCGACCTTGTCTCCCTTCTTCATCCTTCTCGATTTTCCTTTTCCCTCCACCGAACTATTTCTAGGGTTTCAAGGTTTGCTTTAGCAGCGACCTATTTCAGAAATGGGATCTCGTGGACTGGGTTGCTGTGTTTTTCTGGTTTCGTCAAATTGAATTGGGCAAATATGCGACCACCGCCGGCGCTGCCATTGTCGTCTTCTCTGGCGAGTTCCAACCCTGTGATGATGATTTGAGACCAGATTCTTTGAAAATGGGGAAGAATAAGGAGCAGCAATAGTGTATGCGAGAACAAGGGCAGAAAACACTCAGATTCATCACACccatctctctctttttctttctttctttctctagcttcttctccttcttcattcCCCACCGACGGCCACCACCCATACCCTCTCCTCCATAACTTCCCCTCCGCCGCCGTTGtcgcctcttcttcttcaccatggctTCCTGGTCAAAACCCCTAAATCCCCCCACCACACCTTCTCCTCCATCACCTCCCACAGTCAAAACCTCTTCATCGCccctcctcttcttcaccaaGGCCACCTTGCTTGAAATCCCTAAAACACCATcatccaccaccatccaccTTCGCTTCTCTCCTTCACTATCGTTGTGTTCTTTCTAATATTCAGATTTAGGGCTCAATTTGGGGCTGAATAGGTTAATTAGGTTTTTAGATTAAATTAGGGATTATTAGTGATTAGTTTAGGTTTTGCATTAAGATTTTATTAAgtctttgtttttaatttatgacttggaattaaaaaaattaagtattagaatttttcaatttaaaaaaaaaatcaaaatgccacgtggaattgctgagtaggctaaaattgaagccacttcagcatcagacacatttttgccttaattgaattaaaaaaaaaattctagggacccaatttgatgcaaaaattttctaggccctggatttgattccctttacaattacaggggccttctgatgtattaagccaaaataaaaacccaaagtaaaaatctcaagtaaaatccccaaacgtacttgggttttttactttggtttttatttttatttttttcaaccctcatttacttacgtggcaccctatttaattgaataattttcacaaaatataatccacgtcagcgtcgtttgcagaatcatcagaaattaaacGAAACCACAAgacaggggcttatcactatatattattttcacattaggggcttattccacccaaaaaattTGTAGGGATCTTAACCAAAtgacccctattttagagggacctccaatatatttaagctttttttttttgatttatgGGTTTCGGAAAAATCATGCTTTATGTTCTGTAAACATTCCGTTCAATTCTAGTTTCCTGGTTCTAGTTCTTGTGGGTATTGTAACCAGGCCTGGACGTGGCCTATACCCCTTATATTTTAGATGTATTACATTTGGTGTGTTGCCTGGATATGATTTAGAAGATAtgattttagtagtttttatttttctaaattcTTTTAAGAATAAGTGAGCTATGATGATGAATaagatgttgaagatgatgatgaaaatgatgtGAAGATGATTGAATAAGATGTTGAAGatgattaattattaattattttgttagatttaattttaattaatcatTTTTTAATACTTAGTTAGTATAAGGtggaatttaaataaataaataaaattcacATGTAttattaattgacgtggcactgCCACATAGACCAATCGTGACAAGTGGCCACGATGGTCAACGCCACCCCTCCGGCGGGGATGAAAACCAACTATTTTCCTTATGTTCAAGGATTAAAATCAGCTTTTACTCCGacgagggatgaaaaccaacaCTCATTGAAAGTCCAGGGACAAAAAACATTTAACCCAAAAGGGTAAGAGTCTTATTTTTGGGGAGAGGAGGGGAGACTCTTACCATGTTTGGTTAAGAAGATTGGAGGCCTGTCAAGAAATTACGATAGCAATTCACAAAACCAGAGAACCAAACTCCACAATTACTAATAATTCGAGCTTCACAAAATATGGCAGTATTTTCCTACCACAATTGATGAGACTACCAGTAAGCAACTATACCACTAATAAGCTTCAACAAAAAGAAATCTAAATAACAAAACACTTCCACAACCACCCCATATGACATGCACCAAATGTACCACATCAAGTATGATCACCACGAATCCTCCTTGCTAACTGGATATCCTTAGGCATGATAGTGACACGCTTAGCATGGATGGCGCACAAGTTGGTGTCCTCAAAGAGTCCAACGAGGTATGCCTCAGCAGCTTCTTGCAATGCAAGGACAGCATGACTCTGGAAACGCATGTCAGTCTGCAAGCACAGGAAAAAATACATAACTTTAGTGACAatgattaagaaaaaaaaacataagacCTGAATCTCACATCAGTAATTACACATTACCTTGAAGTCCTGAGCAATTTCACGAACCAACCTCTGGAAAGGGAGTTTCTTGATCAACACATCAGTACTCTTCTGGTACTTTCTAATCTCACTGTTCCATCAACAACAATTTAATTATTAGTAAACATAACAAAATCAAGAAAATGGAAACCCCAGTAAAACAATCAAATATAAAGGATTCCAGAAAAAGGGTCACTAACCGAAGAGCAACGGTTCCAGGACGGTAACGATGCAGCTTCTTGATCCCACCTGTGGTTGGTACAGACTTACGAGCAGCCTAAAgtagaaaaaacaaaatcatgaaACCGTTGGCCAAATTTCAAGCACCCAATACAAATTAAGAGAATAAGGATTGAGGTGATGATTCCATAGCAAACCTTGGTTGCAAGTTGCTTCCTGGGAGCTTTTCCACCGGTTGACATACGAGCAGTTTGCTTGGTACGAGTCATCTGTATATGTCAACGGccgaaaaaaaattcagaaaaacacaagaaagtaaaacaacaaacacaaccaaataACAACATTTAAAGATCATGGACATTCTCGTCCCCTCAATCAAAACAATCATGGCTACCGGTGAAACATAATTGTAACCTAAttcttatataataaaaaatgtgaATAACAACAATGAATTTGGCAAATAAAATTATCGTTGGCTCCAAGATAAAGGCATAGAGAACCCGAGAATTAGTAAAGAAGAATCAAATAATTGAATCGTGACATAATTTGAACAACATCTAatcattcaaattcaaatagatAACAATAATGTAAAGCAAATCATCACAACTGAAGAATCAATAAACCCTAATTCTCTAAATCTAGAAAAGACAGAACCCTAAAAGTGGAACAAATTGAAAAATACCAAATTAGAATGCAGAATCAAACAATTCAATTGTTACGAAATTTGAAACACATCAAATCTTCATATAGAGAACAATTATGTAAAACAAATTACGATGGTTGGTACAGACTTACGAGCAGCCTAAAgtagaaaaaacaaaatcatgaaACCGCTGGCCAAAATTTCAAGCACCCAATACAAATTAAGAGAATAAGGATTTATGTGATGATTCCATAACAAACCTTGGTTGCAAGCTGCTTCCTGGGTCTTTTTCCACCGGTTGACATACGGGCAGTTTGCTTGGTACGAGCCATCTGTATATGTCAACggccaaaaaaataaattcagaaaaacacaagaaagtaaaacaacaaacacaacCAGATAACAACATTTAAAGATCATGGACATTCTCGTCCCCTCAATCAAAACAATCATGGCTACCGGTGAAACATAATTGTAACCTAAttcttatataaataaaaaatgtgaatAAAAACGATGAATTTGGCAAATAAAATTATCGTCGACTCCAAGATAAAGGCATAGAGAACCCGAgaattagaaaagaagaatcaAATAATCGAATCGTGACACAATTTGAACAACATCTaataattcaaattcaaatagatAACAATAATGAATAGCAAATCATCACAACTGAAGAATCAATAAACCCTAACTCCCTAAATCTAGAAAAGATAGAACCCTAAAAGTGGAACAAATTGAAAAATACCAAATTTGAATACAGAATCAAACAATTCAATTGTTACGAAATTTGAAACACATCAAATCTTCATATAGAGAACAATTGTGTAAAACAAATTACGATAACGAACACTCAGTAAACCCTAATTTCCAAAATcctgaaaggaaagaaaacactaACCTCGAAAGACGTTGATTCGTTCTTCTTCGAATTGAATTGAAGGGGGAAAAGGATCTAAAGTTTTGCGAGGTTTGGTGATGAGGGCCTATATATAGTGGGGGTGTGGGTCAATGTTTGAATGCGTACAATTCACTCTCCGTATGTTTTCTCTGCTTGGGATCGGACGGTGAGTGAAGTGTTGAGTTGTGCTTTCTCAATTTAATAAACGACTGCGATGTCATTCATGATACAAGAAACAGATCGTGAAGTCTAGTTGGAGCATTCACATTGGTTCCTTTAATTTACAAATTgaagcctttttttttgttaccttTGGAAGCTTGGAGTCTTTtttaaggagaaaaaaaaattaattttttttccaattaaaaaaaaaataagaagttaGTTGATACAAGTCAGAAAATTCAGGAAAATGAAATCTAttggtacattttttttgaaagtatctATTGCTACATCCTTGTAACTTTTAATGTTattccaatttttttaaataaagatTCAACCACACTATTCTTTCTCGTGtatcatttcttttttttttctttatctctATATGCATTTCCTATCATATCACTTATATATCAATCATTTATCTATCTTCTCTTCACATTTTATTAAAGTGGAGGTAAAATTTATACGTGAACAAACTAtaaatttttttcacaaaaagaaactataaATTTGTGTTTCTAAGAAATCTAAAATACCCTGAATATTAATACACCTCACCAGCCCATCATTTCCACAACTTACTATCTCCTTCACACATCCCTCTTCATTTATATCTCTTTCTCTTTAACTTCCAATTCTTTCTCTTCTCAATTATTTCCCAACACAAAATCATTACCTTTAATATTAAGCATTTCTTCAACCTTAACTTCATCTTGAGTAAATATCAATCTTATTCTCTTCTCCATTTAGGTGTTTCATTTTTGTCTTCTCCACCATTACCGTGTACTGATTTCGTGTTTTATTCTCTTCTTCATAAAGTCACTCTTATACATttaaatgatgaattatttaataggattgtgacgtataagtcacttGAAAACATTTTAATTCCCCACTGTCACCATCACCCCCTTCACCACTATCGCCACTGCCATTACCCTTCACCACTGCCACCGCCACTTCTAGAACCCCCTACCACCAGAACCACTGCCACAACACCCTCTACCACCGCCCTACATCACTGTTGCCTCTACTACCACCaccaaaaataaaagtaatgCATTTTGAATTTAAGAGAGAAACAAACTTGGGAGCAAAGCTCTCCCAAGTGAGCTACTATTGTTCATAAAAAGGTCTAACAAAGAGCAAAAATGTAGAAACAAAACTACGACAACCAACcaaaagaacaaagaaaaaaaatccccTTACACCTAAGAGGAATGAACAGAAAGTATAGGTAGACAAGATCTTCCACTTAAAATCCTCCTTAGTACAATAAATACAAAATGCCACTTAAGATCCTCTACTTTAATTGTTAATGTCAACAACAATCACTTGATGTAGATATAACTTGTGATTTTTCTTAAAGGTTTTTTTTACATTACATTACCatgtatttataaaaaaaagggtTAAATACGTTTTTCGTCCCTGAACTTTTTACGAgatttggttttcgtccctcgccggagtaaaagCCGAGATAGGCCCTTGAACTTATGGGAAATAGCTGGTTTTCATCCCTGCCAGAGTGGTGGTGCTGATCACCGTAGCCACATGTCATGGCAAGATGACGTGGCactgccacgtcaattaattaggtgatttgaatttttttaattttttttttaattttttcttgttCAATTCAATATTATGattactttcttttttctttctaaagtaaaagaaaaataaaacctgCCAACCTTACATTCATCAGaatcacttcatcttctccatcctctcttgttcttaatcacccatcttcatcttcatcactaACAATTCTTAAGCTCTAACCTAATATGATTTAAACCCAAAAATCGATAAAAACCCCAAACTCTCCATAAAATCTCCTAGTTCTATGACCTCCGCCATCATATCAGATTTCTCTCCCAAATTTATAAGGCAATAGAACAAATGACTCAAACCCAGAGGGAAAATTGTCATAACCCATATCAATGATCATTGAAATCCCAACTCCACAGTGAAAATCAAGCATCCAACACTACCCCAAACCGTACCAAACCCCGAGCCACAATTAGACAAAGGTGAGGAGACGAAGAAGAGAAGCCATAAACCCATATCGAACCAGTCCTCGCCGCAAAACCGCATGGGGCCCTGTCCTACTGCCGCGCCGTCTAGACCGCCAGAGAGACCTCCATCACACCACCAAAGATCCAAGCAAATCCCTAATCGGAGCCAGTAGCGAAGACGCCACCCTTTCCCACCGTTCTGGCTGCCGTGAAACTCCACCGCCTTGGGCACACCTAGATCGAGTAACCCCCAACCCTGCCACACCCAAATCGAGCCACCCCCAACCCCAACCCACCAAGATCGAGCCACCCCCGACACCATCAAACCCACCAACCTAGTGGAAGaagcagagaaaaaaaaaccatgaaAAGTCCAACAACTCTCAACCCGACACTCTCGTTGTtagtgatgaagatgaagatgaagatgaagatggatgacgaagaagaagaagagaggatggagaagatgaagatgaagattgtaGATCTTACCGTTGACTaagtaaaatcaattctaataataatttataacattGTAATATTCGAACTTGGGTCCATCTAATATGCACCTGTAAAAAACAGATGTAATTTTACACTAGTAAATTTCGTTAGTCATCCACGCACCCCACAACAGCAACATGTGTACAAACAGAAGCCAAATACACCACTCAATCATCCATTGCAATAATTGGGATCTGCTATAAAATTGCACTAAGGCATAGGTAGACAAAATTTActagtgtaaaattacaccagtTTTTTCAGGTGTATATTAGAGGCTGCCTTCGAACTTATTGTaatattattcataaattaaagatagataaacaTTCCAAGTCATTTTAGGAGTGTTTGATAATTTTCACTTCTCAGCCATCAATTGTTTGACATAGCGCACTTTAAAGCGTGTTTAtatcgcactttaaagtgcgacACTCTCACATTTTAAAGTGCGTTAGAGTTGAAAGTGCGATCCTAACGAACTTTCAAAATACGAGCGAAAATATAAGagtattttttagtttttacgaATTTATTGTTGGCATGAATAATTCTATGAGTGATGACAATAACAATTCCCTTATATTAtatcttgtaacaccccgatttcggtggcgtcactttagtaaccaaaagtaaacttaatgcggaaaaacgtaaatattttttttttgataataactaagacaagactgaattaaataaaacccaaaagcgaaaagcaataaaactaatatacaatatatataaacagcccccgctgtaagtagcaacctcgtcacgagtaaacctccagtggcgggtaatagaagagtagcgcccgtaggcaaaaggtacaatccacgagaaaggtcaagtgtccgcaacaccatccctcaaaactgagaataagctggcccatcggcctgaagcaagacctcctaagtccaaccaactctctgtgattctcgtaaagaaccacacaaaagctataggtgggaaactaccctgtccccaaagaaaacaaatgatgttcagagctaagactctactcctacactaatcccatctcgaggagctcacaccagcactaaagcCTACAtactagcatgatcgtcgcccgaatctgaatccggaacgacctagtctatgtacaccatccgtcctcctctcgctaccgcgatacgctccagttcccgcatctcaaccctagttcctcccgaaggatgaaccatcatgaatcagcccgccaaagacatctgacaaagggcgtttgttcgccaaagcacacacagaagacgcgagggtcaactccaaagaattatgtaaataatagcaccaatagatataaataagataatagccacttaggcttataactagggataacatcctagggttgcatatttctcaatgaacatcaacgacagtaaatcacagttaacatgcctcaaatagaattaacaagtaccaaacacactcatcaactatgtcagtatgcatgttgcatgaaatgatatgcaggttaacccagtcaaccaatatgcaatccggaacggatggacatcaacggatcagcccttcaccagccacggtggtgccatttcggcccgcgtgcctcttacaccacacaaaggtagtcagatcagccgtaacccgtaggtctgccatttcggtctgctaccagagacgtttacaaacgctctttcacggaaatccgggtcttatgaccattttggaatccgacgaggtccagagtacgtcctgtgttaataccccattaatgttgcatgaatgcaggatgattagtcaaccaacgtctccgatctcactcgacacgtcgccacgtgttctaggtaaattaaagtttctaaaagcttaccctaaggtaaagtcgattctgcgacaaaatacaataatcataaaatgagtgcaaccactcacgatgactcttcgggtcatcaatgctctcacgaagtctcacgcttcagtgaagtttcatgctctcacaaggtctcacgcctcagtggagttcc contains:
- the LOC130723793 gene encoding histone H3.3-like isoform X1, which translates into the protein MTRTKQTARMSTGGKAPRKQLATKAARKSVPTTGGIKKLHRYRPGTVALREIRKYQKSTDVLIKKLPFQRLVREIAQDFKTDMRFQSHAVLALQEAAEAYLVGLFEDTNLCAIHAKRVTIMPKDIQLARRIRGDHT
- the LOC130723793 gene encoding histone H3.3-like isoform X2, with the translated sequence MARTKQTARMSTGGKRPRKQLATKAARKSVPTTGGIKKLHRYRPGTVALREIRKYQKSTDVLIKKLPFQRLVREIAQDFKTDMRFQSHAVLALQEAAEAYLVGLFEDTNLCAIHAKRVTIMPKDIQLARRIRGDHT